A single window of Panthera uncia isolate 11264 unplaced genomic scaffold, Puncia_PCG_1.0 HiC_scaffold_2124, whole genome shotgun sequence DNA harbors:
- the LOC125917642 gene encoding transmembrane protein 87B-like yields the protein MFLVAEGIKLRVSKTVSNGTAKPATSDNFDEDLKWVEENIPSSFTDVALPVLVDSDEEIMTRSEMAEKMFSSEKIM from the exons ATGTTTCTCGTAGCTGAAGGAATAAAATTAAGAGTCTCAAAAACGGTTTCCAATGGAACAGCTAAACCTGCTACTTCTGATAATTTT GATGAAGATTTGAAGTGggtggaagaaaatattccctCTTCATTCACAGATGT AGCTCTTCCAGTGTTAGTGGATTCAGATgag gaaatcatgaCCAGATCTGAAATGGCAGAAAAAATGTTCTCTTCAGAAAAGATAATGTGA